In one window of Candidatus Lernaella stagnicola DNA:
- the rsfS gene encoding ribosome silencing factor: protein MEFIDKARRVAELAQEKNAENVVLLHVTELCSYTDAIVICHGRSTRQVQTIIQHIRTEMKQAGEQPFASEGELEGMWALIDFGDVLVHVFFESMRPYYDLEGIYPDAPQIDITSTAAQV, encoded by the coding sequence TCGCCGAGCTGGCACAAGAGAAAAACGCCGAAAACGTCGTTCTGCTGCATGTTACCGAACTTTGTTCCTATACCGATGCCATCGTGATATGCCACGGTCGTTCCACGCGGCAGGTGCAGACGATCATCCAACATATTCGAACCGAAATGAAACAGGCCGGGGAGCAGCCGTTCGCATCCGAAGGTGAACTCGAAGGTATGTGGGCGCTGATCGATTTCGGCGACGTGCTCGTACACGTCTTTTTCGAGTCGATGCGGCCCTATTACGACCTGGAAGGCATCTACCCCGACGCGCCGCAGATTGACATCACGTCAACGGCGGCGCAGGTTTAG
- a CDS encoding ComF family protein gives MLDTLLTTRVPLWRRLRRGAVRMVFPDLCPWCRRPLAPGDSFLGCAACLERIDLIREPYCHRCGLPVEKAVMPFTCSRCLEDPPHFDRLRGVVVYEGVVATAIQKLKYERNLSAVHALARVLYHVADLGLRWHRYDAVVPVPLFPKRYRQRWFNQSIILTTALPNAEHLVLRPGWLRRVRDTPRQATLTQTQRRQNLKGAFAAKADMSGLKILLVDDVSTTGATIDECAKACKSAGAAIVDAACVARATV, from the coding sequence GTGCTCGATACGCTGCTGACCACCCGCGTGCCCTTGTGGCGGCGGCTGCGTCGCGGCGCGGTCAGGATGGTGTTCCCCGATCTTTGTCCCTGGTGCCGCCGGCCGCTGGCGCCCGGCGATTCGTTCCTGGGTTGCGCGGCGTGTTTGGAACGGATTGACCTCATTCGCGAGCCTTACTGCCACCGCTGCGGCCTGCCCGTCGAGAAGGCCGTCATGCCGTTCACCTGCTCCCGGTGCCTGGAAGACCCGCCGCATTTCGACCGCCTCCGGGGCGTGGTGGTGTACGAAGGTGTGGTGGCGACCGCGATCCAGAAACTCAAATACGAGCGAAATCTGTCGGCCGTCCACGCCCTGGCCCGCGTGCTCTACCACGTAGCCGACCTGGGCCTGCGTTGGCACCGGTACGACGCTGTGGTGCCCGTGCCGCTTTTTCCCAAGCGGTATCGGCAGCGGTGGTTCAATCAATCGATCATCCTGACCACGGCGCTGCCCAACGCCGAACACCTGGTCCTGCGGCCCGGTTGGCTGCGGCGCGTGCGCGACACGCCCCGCCAAGCCACGTTGACCCAAACGCAGCGGCGGCAAAACCTAAAGGGCGCGTTCGCCGCCAAAGCCGACATGAGCGGCTTGAAGATACTGCTCGTCGACGACGTCTCCACGACCGGCGCGACCATCGACGAATGCGCCAAAGCCTGCAAATCGGCGGGCGCGGCGATTGTCGATGCCGCTTGCGTCGCGCGGGCGACGGTGTGA